The Candidatus Eisenbacteria bacterium genome contains a region encoding:
- the hisC gene encoding histidinol-phosphate transaminase, giving the protein MRKHERPLPPVRRSIRTLEAYRVARPPHRVKLDQNESPLELPSAVRRRILAALAKKRWSRYPDFPPAGLARKIAEREKVPVGRVLVGHGSNELLYAAALATLEEGSVMILPSPSYGVAHLAARLASGRARTVPLDDDFAYRPERIVAAARRENARLLFLPSPNNPTGTLLSKDDVRTIAESVRSLVIIDEAYRDFAQVPLAPLLSRHRNLVLLRTFSKAFRLAGLRIGYLLGDEEVLGRIERGKPPHSVDVFSQVAAEIALDEEPLIRKGVLAIIRERERIAATLRPLEAVRVFPSEANFLLVRVPDGERVFRRLLSAGVLVRLVGPRAAARGSPRGIPIDPRLRDCLRVTVGTRAENDLFLAAFREAIEERG; this is encoded by the coding sequence ATGCGCAAGCATGAGAGGCCGCTTCCCCCCGTCCGGCGCTCGATCCGCACGTTGGAGGCCTACCGCGTCGCCCGGCCTCCCCATCGCGTCAAGCTCGATCAGAACGAATCGCCCCTCGAGCTTCCCTCGGCGGTTCGCAGGCGCATCCTCGCCGCGTTGGCAAAGAAGCGTTGGTCCCGCTATCCGGATTTTCCGCCGGCGGGTCTCGCGCGAAAGATCGCCGAACGAGAGAAGGTTCCGGTCGGGCGCGTCCTCGTCGGACACGGATCGAACGAGCTTCTCTATGCCGCGGCCCTCGCGACGCTCGAGGAAGGCTCCGTGATGATTCTCCCGAGCCCGTCGTACGGCGTCGCCCACTTGGCGGCGCGTCTCGCGAGCGGGCGGGCGCGCACGGTTCCTCTCGACGACGATTTCGCCTATCGACCGGAGCGGATCGTCGCGGCGGCGAGGCGCGAAAACGCGCGCCTTCTCTTCCTCCCCTCTCCGAACAACCCGACCGGAACCCTTCTTTCGAAAGACGATGTCCGAACGATCGCTGAGAGCGTCCGGTCGCTCGTGATCATCGACGAAGCGTATCGCGATTTCGCGCAGGTTCCCCTCGCGCCGCTTCTCTCCCGCCACCGAAATCTCGTCCTCCTTCGAACCTTCTCGAAGGCCTTCCGGCTCGCCGGTCTTCGAATCGGCTATCTTCTCGGCGACGAGGAGGTGCTCGGACGAATCGAGAGGGGAAAGCCGCCTCATTCGGTGGATGTCTTCTCGCAGGTCGCCGCGGAGATCGCGCTCGATGAGGAGCCGCTCATTCGGAAAGGAGTCCTCGCGATCATTCGGGAAAGAGAGCGGATCGCCGCGACGCTTCGGCCGCTCGAGGCGGTCCGCGTCTTTCCGTCGGAAGCGAACTTCCTTCTCGTCCGAGTCCCCGACGGAGAGCGGGTCTTCCGCCGACTTCTCTCCGCGGGCGTTCTCGTCCGTCTCGTCGGCCCGCGCGCCGCAGCCCGCGGATCCCCCCGAGGCATTCCGATCGATCCCAGACTGCGAGACTGTCTTCGCGTCACCGTAGGGACGCGCGCGGAAAACGACCTGTTCCTCGCGGCCTTCCGCGAGGCGATCGAGGAGAGAGGTTGA
- a CDS encoding prephenate dehydrogenase/arogenate dehydrogenase family protein has product MQRNKLEDLRRRIQRLDEEILSLAERRTRLAGEIGRLKLALGFPVRDYETEREVLDAAEAHCRTRGLDPTVGIGIVRALVAGAVKEQEEIHEKRFLGSKQPITILGGRGKMGSWLARYLYSRGHPVTIHDPAGPLPGFRSVQDFDRAVDGAGVLLVSVPLHAAAAIYRRIVKRKPAGVIADVFSLKSPVLESIWAGLDAGLSITSIHPLFGPEVYLLSDRTMLLCPCGHEKADRAAAGLFAGTSLGIVRIPVEEHDRIIGMVLGLSHAVNIVFTEALAKSGFSSKELRRAATTTFEKQVRTAEEVAGENPRLYYDIQHLNEHTPDVFRLFENALAAFRKAAASRSPRSFEKMMERGGKFYG; this is encoded by the coding sequence ATGCAACGGAACAAGCTGGAAGACCTTCGCCGCCGAATCCAGCGTCTCGACGAGGAGATTCTCTCGCTCGCCGAGAGAAGAACGAGGCTCGCCGGCGAGATCGGCCGCCTCAAGCTGGCACTCGGCTTTCCCGTGAGGGACTATGAAACCGAGCGCGAGGTTCTGGATGCCGCCGAGGCGCACTGTCGAACGCGCGGGCTCGACCCGACGGTCGGCATCGGGATCGTCCGGGCGCTCGTGGCGGGGGCGGTGAAGGAACAAGAGGAGATCCACGAGAAGCGCTTCCTCGGGAGCAAGCAGCCGATCACGATCTTGGGAGGCCGCGGGAAGATGGGAAGCTGGCTCGCGCGCTATCTCTACTCGCGCGGGCATCCGGTCACGATCCACGATCCGGCAGGACCCCTCCCCGGATTCCGATCGGTCCAAGACTTCGACCGGGCCGTCGACGGGGCGGGGGTTCTTCTCGTCAGCGTCCCCCTCCATGCCGCGGCGGCGATCTACCGCCGGATCGTGAAGCGAAAGCCGGCCGGGGTGATCGCGGATGTTTTCAGTCTGAAGAGTCCGGTCCTCGAATCGATCTGGGCCGGTTTGGATGCCGGTCTTTCGATCACGAGCATCCATCCCCTGTTCGGACCCGAGGTCTATCTCCTCTCCGACCGGACGATGCTCCTCTGTCCGTGCGGCCACGAGAAGGCGGATCGGGCGGCCGCGGGGCTCTTCGCGGGAACCAGCCTCGGGATCGTGCGGATTCCGGTGGAGGAGCACGACCGGATCATCGGGATGGTTCTCGGCCTCTCCCACGCGGTGAACATCGTCTTCACCGAGGCTCTCGCGAAGTCCGGTTTTTCCTCCAAGGAGCTCCGCCGTGCGGCGACCACCACTTTCGAAAAGCAGGTTCGGACGGCGGAGGAGGTCGCCGGCGAGAACCCGAGGCTTTACTACGATATTCAACACCTCAACGAACACACGCCGGACGTCTTCCGCCTTTTCGAGAACGCCCTCGCCGCGTTCCGGAAGGCGGCCGCGAGCCGTTCGCCTCGATCGTTCGAGAAGATGATGGAGCGCGGCGGGAAGTTCTACGGATAA
- a CDS encoding Gfo/Idh/MocA family oxidoreductase: protein MVRIGLIGCGYWGPNLVRNLAELEEADLAVVADVDASKVRKLTRRYPFLRGTEDPGEILRDAAIEAVVIATPAETHFDLARRALEAGKHVLVEKPLAMNPDESRRLAELADRTGLTLMVGHTFEYNPAVRRLKALAREEAFGKTRYIYSTRVNLGIFRPEINAMWNLAPHDLSILFYLLEEAPVSVIALGKAYLKPGVEDVVFLYLEFPSGAVAHVHVSWLDPSKVRRLTVVGERRMAVYDDLDSEQKLKLYDRGFESTLFQEGGIQDYQVRLRAGDILAPKIETTEPLRVECAHFIECVRDKKRPLTDGWSGHRVVAALAAADESLRAGGARTAIRIA, encoded by the coding sequence ATGGTTCGGATCGGGCTCATCGGGTGCGGGTACTGGGGACCCAACCTCGTTCGCAATCTGGCGGAGCTTGAGGAGGCGGACCTCGCCGTCGTCGCGGACGTCGATGCTTCGAAGGTGCGCAAGCTGACCCGCCGCTATCCTTTTCTTCGCGGGACGGAGGACCCGGGCGAGATTCTCCGCGACGCCGCGATCGAAGCGGTCGTGATCGCGACCCCCGCCGAGACCCACTTCGATCTCGCGCGCCGCGCGCTTGAGGCGGGGAAGCACGTCCTCGTGGAAAAGCCGCTCGCGATGAACCCGGATGAGTCGAGGCGCCTCGCCGAGCTCGCGGACCGGACCGGTCTCACGCTGATGGTGGGGCACACGTTCGAGTACAACCCGGCGGTCCGCCGCCTGAAGGCGCTCGCGCGCGAGGAAGCCTTCGGGAAGACGCGCTACATCTACTCGACCCGCGTCAACCTCGGCATCTTCCGTCCCGAGATCAACGCGATGTGGAACCTCGCCCCGCACGACCTCTCGATTCTCTTCTATCTCCTCGAAGAAGCGCCCGTCTCCGTCATCGCCCTCGGCAAGGCGTACCTCAAGCCGGGCGTGGAGGATGTCGTCTTTCTTTACCTCGAGTTTCCGTCCGGCGCCGTCGCCCACGTCCACGTGAGCTGGCTCGATCCCTCGAAGGTTCGGAGGCTCACCGTGGTCGGCGAGAGACGGATGGCGGTCTATGACGATCTCGACAGCGAGCAGAAGCTGAAGCTGTACGACCGGGGCTTCGAGAGCACGCTCTTCCAAGAAGGCGGGATCCAGGACTACCAGGTCCGGCTCCGCGCGGGAGACATCCTCGCGCCGAAGATCGAGACGACCGAGCCTCTCCGCGTCGAGTGCGCGCACTTCATCGAGTGCGTGCGCGACAAGAAGAGACCGCTCACCGACGGGTGGAGCGGCCATCGGGTCGTCGCGGCGCTCGCGGCCGCGGACGAATCGCTTCGGGCGGGCGGCGCGCGGACGGCGATTCGGATCGCGTGA
- a CDS encoding metallophosphoesterase family protein, protein MIRRLAWFLTALLAVLLVYAILIEPNRLVVREVLVPSEPLDRFFGGAVVVHLSDLHLGGIGFREKRLLRALERIRPDYVFVTGDYVRMRKPYGPVLDLLDRIDAPGGIYGVLGNVDYNGTRESCRICHEGGPGGALRDADPIRVLRNEHEAIERDGKTLLLVGLDELDARAGRPDPRRLLEESPREIPRIVLAHTTSFVREAEAAGAELYLAGDTHGGQAALPSGLLRRIMPEKRWDFRAGRFRIGSLWLHVHHGIGWSIAPLRFGYPPLVAVLRFREEP, encoded by the coding sequence ATGATCCGCCGGCTCGCATGGTTCCTCACGGCTCTCCTCGCCGTTCTTCTCGTGTACGCGATCCTCATCGAGCCGAACCGGCTCGTCGTGCGGGAGGTGCTCGTCCCCTCCGAGCCGCTCGATCGCTTCTTCGGCGGGGCGGTCGTCGTGCATCTCAGCGATCTCCATCTCGGCGGCATCGGCTTTCGCGAGAAGCGGCTTCTCCGCGCCCTCGAAAGGATCCGCCCCGACTACGTGTTCGTGACGGGCGATTACGTCCGGATGCGGAAGCCGTACGGTCCGGTGCTCGATCTCCTCGACCGGATCGACGCGCCCGGCGGGATCTACGGCGTTCTCGGAAACGTCGACTACAACGGAACGAGAGAGTCGTGCCGGATCTGCCACGAGGGAGGACCGGGGGGAGCCCTCCGCGACGCCGATCCGATCCGCGTGCTCCGGAACGAGCATGAGGCGATCGAGCGGGACGGGAAGACGCTCCTCCTCGTCGGGCTCGACGAGCTCGACGCGCGCGCGGGAAGGCCCGATCCGCGCCGCCTCCTCGAGGAATCGCCGCGGGAGATCCCGCGGATCGTTCTCGCGCACACGACATCCTTCGTTCGCGAGGCGGAGGCGGCCGGCGCGGAGCTCTACCTCGCGGGGGACACGCACGGCGGGCAGGCTGCTCTTCCGAGCGGTCTTCTCCGCCGAATCATGCCGGAGAAGCGCTGGGACTTTCGGGCGGGGCGATTCCGGATCGGATCGCTCTGGCTTCATGTGCACCACGGGATCGGATGGAGCATCGCGCCGCTCCGCTTCGGGTATCCGCCGCTCGTCGCGGTTCTCCGCTTCCGGGAGGAGCCATGA